A single region of the Actinomycetes bacterium genome encodes:
- a CDS encoding nuclear transport factor 2 family protein: MGRWSRDEIEQAFDDYQAAALEGGTTGDWTRWASCFTEDATYVEHLYGKMGGREAILAWITETMSTPPGDEMPHFPIEWYIIDEERGWIVCQVWNRMADPGDGSLHQEYNFTLLKYAGNGLFSYEEDIYNPAHFATMVKGWQDRKAELEGGR, encoded by the coding sequence ATGGGTAGATGGAGCCGCGACGAAATAGAACAGGCCTTCGACGACTACCAGGCCGCCGCGCTGGAAGGCGGCACCACCGGCGACTGGACTCGCTGGGCCAGCTGCTTCACCGAGGACGCAACCTACGTCGAGCACCTCTACGGCAAGATGGGCGGCCGCGAGGCGATCCTGGCCTGGATCACCGAGACGATGTCGACCCCGCCCGGCGACGAGATGCCCCACTTCCCGATCGAGTGGTACATCATCGACGAGGAGCGCGGCTGGATCGTGTGCCAGGTGTGGAACCGGATGGCGGACCCGGGCGACGGCTCACTGCACCAGGAGTACAACTTCACGTTGCTGAAGTACGCGGGCAATGGCCTGTTCTCCTATGAGGAGGACATCTACAACCCCGCCCACTTCGCCACGATGGTGAAGGGCTGGCAGGACCGCAAGGCGGAGCTCGAGGGCGGGCGCTGA
- the thrH gene encoding bifunctional phosphoserine phosphatase/homoserine phosphotransferase ThrH, translating to MSNSRQTIVTLDLEGVLIPEVWIATAEASGIDELRRTTRDEPDYDVLMRQRLDILAANGLAMADVEQVISSLSPLDGAREFLDELRSRTQLIILSDTFEEFARPFMAQLGWPTVFCHSLEVDDHGRITNYRLRQEDQKRHAVKAFHGLNYRVIAAGDSYNDTTMLAEADHGFLFRAPDNVISEFPQFPALTGYDELLGHFSDLL from the coding sequence ATGAGCAACAGCCGCCAGACGATCGTGACCCTCGACCTCGAAGGGGTGCTCATTCCCGAGGTGTGGATCGCCACTGCCGAGGCGTCCGGCATCGACGAGCTGCGCCGCACCACCCGCGACGAGCCCGACTACGACGTGCTGATGCGCCAGCGACTCGACATCCTCGCCGCCAACGGCCTCGCAATGGCCGATGTCGAGCAGGTCATCTCGTCCCTGTCGCCGCTGGATGGGGCCAGGGAGTTCCTCGATGAACTGCGTTCACGCACGCAGCTGATCATCCTGTCCGACACATTCGAGGAGTTCGCCCGGCCCTTCATGGCCCAGCTCGGCTGGCCCACGGTGTTCTGCCACAGCCTCGAGGTCGACGACCACGGCCGTATCACCAACTACCGGCTGCGCCAGGAGGACCAGAAGCGACATGCGGTCAAGGCCTTCCACGGCCTCAACTACCGGGTCATCGCCGCCGGGGACTCGTACAACGACACGACGATGCTCGCAGAGGCCGACCATGGCTTCCTGTTCCGCGCACCCGACAACGTGATCTCCGAATTCCCGCAGTTCCCTGCCCTCACCGGGTACGACGAGCTGCTGGGGCACTTCAGCGACCTGCTGTAG
- a CDS encoding serine hydrolase: MDRSTLRSDSAERLIAGGESLGRTDAVMVRQGGQTLLELYGDGVDAASSLKSWSMAKSILHAAVGLLVAEGRLDPDAPANVPEWAGDGDARGAITLWDLLRMRPGLAWNEDYVSGEGSDVIEMLFARDWQPVADTGGFAANKPLVAAPGSTLNYSSGTSNIVSRIVAGEVGRGNSYRNWLRESLFEPVGMESADPQFDEVGTWIASSYCFCTTEDFARFGELYLNGGKVGRLQVLDPAWVASAAVPTGTDDEGNTHTAHWWTWDGGPQGAYRCSGYEGQYIIVVPSLDAVVVRLGKTETELRHNVQAELNELIAAIGEP, translated from the coding sequence ATGGATCGGAGCACCTTGCGAAGCGACTCAGCAGAACGCCTCATTGCCGGCGGTGAGTCCCTCGGCCGCACCGACGCCGTCATGGTGCGCCAGGGTGGCCAGACCCTGCTCGAGCTCTACGGCGACGGGGTCGACGCGGCCAGTTCGCTGAAGTCGTGGTCGATGGCCAAGAGCATCCTGCACGCCGCGGTCGGCCTGCTGGTGGCCGAAGGGCGCCTGGACCCGGATGCGCCCGCAAACGTGCCCGAGTGGGCCGGCGATGGCGACGCCCGTGGTGCGATCACGTTGTGGGACCTGCTGCGGATGCGCCCCGGACTCGCATGGAACGAGGACTACGTCTCCGGCGAGGGCTCCGACGTGATCGAGATGCTCTTCGCTCGCGACTGGCAGCCCGTGGCTGACACGGGTGGCTTCGCGGCCAACAAGCCTTTGGTTGCAGCGCCGGGCAGCACCCTCAACTACTCGAGCGGCACGAGCAACATCGTGTCGCGCATCGTCGCCGGTGAAGTCGGCCGGGGAAACTCCTACCGCAACTGGCTGCGGGAGTCGCTGTTCGAGCCGGTGGGCATGGAGTCGGCAGACCCGCAGTTCGACGAGGTGGGCACCTGGATCGCCTCGTCCTACTGCTTCTGCACCACCGAGGACTTCGCCCGTTTCGGTGAGCTCTACCTGAACGGCGGCAAGGTCGGCCGGCTGCAGGTGCTCGACCCTGCCTGGGTGGCATCCGCGGCGGTGCCCACCGGTACCGACGACGAGGGGAACACCCACACGGCGCACTGGTGGACCTGGGACGGCGGTCCGCAGGGTGCATACCGGTGCTCCGGCTATGAGGGCCAGTACATCATCGTGGTTCCGAGCCTGGATGCCGTGGTCGTGCGGCTCGGCAAGACCGAAACGGAGCTGCGCCACAACGTGCAGGCCGAGCTCAACGAGTTGATCGCTGCGATAGGGGAGCCGTGA
- a CDS encoding SGNH/GDSL hydrolase family protein → MKREYWIAIGAGLGLVALLAILSLVPGPDRTGDSVVVFGDSITEFGEGHLGLELGSTYGLIVDGDFGARVGDRVQPAAQHADADQVIVNLGTNDVVVGTPLDKVRLAMDALLDELSDVECVHVVTVSENLLSDGVLLPDAGREVNRMIAAAASGRPNVDLLHWDRIQQAAALRRGDPQALTFDGIHPDDDGLRVLAESYDGVLADCGRPWFLP, encoded by the coding sequence GTGAAGCGGGAGTACTGGATCGCGATCGGAGCTGGCCTCGGCCTCGTGGCCCTGCTGGCCATCCTGTCCCTGGTGCCGGGTCCTGACCGCACGGGCGACTCCGTGGTCGTGTTCGGCGACTCGATCACGGAGTTCGGAGAGGGGCACCTCGGCCTGGAGCTGGGCAGCACCTACGGGCTCATCGTCGACGGCGACTTCGGTGCTCGCGTCGGCGACAGGGTGCAGCCCGCTGCCCAGCACGCTGACGCCGACCAGGTGATCGTGAACCTCGGCACCAACGACGTGGTGGTGGGCACGCCGCTCGACAAGGTCCGCCTCGCCATGGACGCACTCCTCGATGAGCTCTCCGATGTCGAATGCGTGCATGTCGTGACGGTCTCGGAGAACCTCCTGTCAGATGGGGTGTTGCTTCCGGACGCCGGCCGGGAGGTCAACAGGATGATCGCCGCGGCGGCATCGGGCAGGCCCAACGTCGACCTCCTCCACTGGGACCGGATCCAGCAAGCGGCGGCACTGCGGCGTGGCGACCCCCAGGCGCTCACCTTCGATGGCATCCACCCCGATGACGATGGGCTGCGCGTGCTGGCCGAGTCCTACGACGGTGTTCTCGCTGATTGCGGCCGTCCCTGGTTCCTGCCATAG
- a CDS encoding nuclear transport factor 2 family protein has product MSIQAVTNLLGLYCEAMDSADFDAVGALFRDGSLCDAHGNTLVEGADAVAAFYRDSVQLHDGSPCTKHLVMNVIVDDHDDSAGTATLRSSYLVLQGLDGTMAPMITGRYRDTFARDADGWHFTERRFFVDLAGDLSHHLRFDI; this is encoded by the coding sequence GTGAGCATCCAGGCGGTCACGAACCTGCTCGGGCTCTACTGCGAGGCGATGGACTCGGCAGACTTCGACGCCGTTGGCGCGCTGTTCCGCGATGGCTCGCTGTGCGATGCGCACGGCAACACCCTCGTCGAGGGAGCCGACGCTGTCGCAGCGTTCTACCGGGACAGCGTGCAACTGCACGACGGCAGCCCGTGCACCAAGCACCTGGTGATGAACGTGATCGTCGACGACCACGACGACTCGGCCGGCACCGCCACGCTGCGTTCCTCGTATCTCGTGCTGCAGGGCCTCGACGGGACCATGGCGCCGATGATCACCGGCCGCTACCGAGATACGTTCGCCCGCGACGCCGACGGCTGGCACTTCACCGAGCGTCGCTTCTTCGTCGACCTCGCCGGCGACCTGAGCCACCACCTGCGATTCGACATCTGA
- a CDS encoding molybdopterin-dependent oxidoreductase yields MSTKHIRTCPLCEATCGLELTIDDDGSVKVIRGDRDDVFSAGFICPKGTTLAKLNSDPDRLRKPLVRRELPDGGTELIETTWEEAFAAVDAGLAAVREAHGNDSVAVYLGNPSAHGHAGPIFARTMIKALSTRNVYSASTVDQMPKHVSSGLMFGHGLTIPVPDLDRTDHLLMLGANPYESNGSLCTAPDFPGRLEAIIERGGKVVVVDPRRTKTAEHASEHVRIRPGTDALLLVAIAHVLVSEDLAEPGHAGEHADGLGELGRVLDRFTPESVSQATGITAHRIRNMARELAAAPTAAVYGRIGVHTVEFGTLAAWATDVVNLLTGNLDSPGGAMWPSPAHLPARDAPGGRGYRTGRWSSRVGDHPEANGELPVSILAEEILTPGDGQVRALLTVSGNPALSTPESERLSEALDSVEFMVSVDPALNETTRHADVVLPPPGPLERSHYDLAFYSLSVRNIANWSPPLYEPEGPEEAEILTRLTMIAMGLGADADPQAGYDLALDTLLTQAVGREGSPVEGREVEELRAMVGGDRPADQVLDVMLRLGQHGDGFGADPEGLSLEKLADNPHGVDLGPLVPQLPNILATSSGRIETLPDIVVADLDRLAAAMQKDWPDLVLVGRRDLRSNNSWMHNVEVLVKGKPRCTLHVHPVDAERYGLSEGADAVVTSRVGSVQVPVEVTDEVMQGVVSLPHGWGHDQPGTRMKVASRVPGVNSNVLTDPERIDPLSGNASLNAIPVTLDAATT; encoded by the coding sequence ATGAGCACCAAGCACATACGCACCTGCCCGCTGTGTGAGGCCACCTGTGGCCTCGAGCTGACCATCGACGACGACGGTTCGGTGAAGGTCATCCGCGGTGACCGCGACGACGTCTTCTCCGCTGGGTTCATCTGCCCGAAGGGCACCACCCTGGCGAAGCTCAATTCGGACCCGGACAGGTTGCGCAAGCCGCTGGTGCGCCGTGAACTCCCCGATGGCGGCACCGAGTTGATCGAGACCACGTGGGAGGAGGCGTTCGCAGCGGTCGATGCGGGCCTCGCTGCAGTGCGTGAGGCCCACGGCAACGATTCCGTGGCCGTGTACCTGGGCAACCCGAGTGCACATGGACACGCTGGGCCGATCTTCGCCCGCACGATGATCAAGGCACTCAGCACCCGCAACGTGTATTCCGCCAGCACCGTTGACCAGATGCCCAAGCACGTGAGCAGCGGCTTGATGTTCGGTCACGGACTGACGATCCCCGTGCCGGACCTCGACCGCACCGACCATCTGCTGATGCTCGGCGCCAATCCCTATGAGTCAAACGGGAGTCTCTGCACCGCGCCCGACTTCCCCGGCCGGCTCGAAGCGATCATCGAGCGGGGCGGCAAGGTCGTGGTCGTCGATCCGCGGCGCACCAAGACGGCCGAGCACGCCAGCGAGCACGTGCGGATCCGACCCGGCACAGACGCCCTGCTACTCGTCGCGATCGCCCATGTGCTCGTCTCGGAGGATCTGGCGGAGCCGGGCCATGCCGGTGAACATGCCGACGGTCTCGGCGAGCTGGGCCGAGTGCTCGACCGCTTCACACCTGAGTCGGTGTCCCAAGCCACCGGGATCACTGCCCACCGGATTCGCAACATGGCCCGTGAACTCGCTGCCGCCCCGACTGCGGCCGTGTACGGGCGGATCGGCGTGCACACGGTCGAGTTCGGAACCCTTGCTGCCTGGGCCACCGACGTCGTCAACCTGCTCACCGGCAACCTCGACAGCCCGGGCGGAGCAATGTGGCCCTCGCCGGCGCACCTGCCGGCACGCGATGCTCCCGGCGGCCGCGGCTACCGCACCGGCCGCTGGTCCAGCCGGGTGGGCGATCACCCGGAGGCCAACGGCGAACTGCCCGTTTCGATCCTGGCCGAGGAGATCCTCACACCCGGCGACGGACAGGTGCGGGCCCTGCTGACCGTGAGCGGCAACCCCGCTCTCTCCACTCCCGAATCGGAGCGGCTGTCCGAAGCCCTCGACTCGGTCGAGTTCATGGTGTCCGTCGACCCGGCCCTCAACGAGACCACCAGGCATGCTGACGTGGTCCTGCCACCACCCGGCCCCCTGGAGCGCAGCCACTACGACCTGGCGTTCTACTCACTGTCGGTGCGCAACATCGCCAACTGGTCTCCCCCGTTGTACGAGCCCGAAGGCCCCGAGGAGGCCGAGATCCTCACGCGGCTGACGATGATCGCCATGGGACTCGGAGCCGACGCCGATCCGCAGGCCGGCTACGACCTCGCACTGGACACCTTGCTCACCCAGGCCGTGGGCCGCGAGGGCTCGCCGGTCGAGGGCCGCGAGGTCGAGGAACTCAGGGCCATGGTGGGCGGCGACCGGCCGGCCGATCAGGTGCTCGACGTGATGCTGCGCCTCGGCCAGCACGGCGACGGTTTCGGTGCCGATCCCGAAGGGTTGAGCCTGGAGAAGCTGGCCGACAACCCACACGGGGTCGACCTGGGGCCTCTCGTGCCGCAACTGCCCAACATCCTCGCCACCTCTTCGGGACGCATCGAGACACTGCCCGACATCGTCGTGGCCGACCTGGACCGCCTCGCTGCGGCGATGCAGAAGGACTGGCCGGACCTGGTGCTCGTCGGCCGACGCGACCTGCGGTCCAACAACTCATGGATGCACAACGTCGAGGTGCTGGTAAAGGGCAAGCCCCGCTGCACCCTGCATGTGCACCCGGTCGATGCCGAGCGATACGGGCTGAGCGAGGGCGCCGATGCCGTGGTGACCTCGCGGGTGGGCTCGGTGCAGGTGCCGGTGGAGGTGACCGACGAGGTGATGCAGGGCGTGGTCAGCCTTCCCCACGGTTGGGGCCATGACCAGCCCGGCACCCGAATGAAGGTCGCCTCACGTGTCCCCGGCGTCAACAGCAACGTGCTGACCGACCCCGAGCGGATCGACCCGCTGTCGGGCAACGCTTCGCTCAACGCCATCCCCGTGACCCTCGACGCCGCCACCACGTGA